A single genomic interval of Syntrophobotulus glycolicus DSM 8271 harbors:
- a CDS encoding baseplate J/gp47 family protein: MIDEKVLDEILPVPDIEKLKEETVAQLKSEGFSITNFSSGGIFYTLLMIVLRIRIELINLLRRVLNNMFVAHAEGIWLKLKAADFGKKQKEALKTQGYVTVTRGEGAEAVRIAKGHVFKTIKDVNGEELRFFVLKDTVLQKGAETVGVLVEAEREGSRYNVPPGQITRSLTHLEGGCTVSNGSDWIVREGSDIEDVESLRERTLRSWSELATRPIAEKYQNACEQVPGVLFVKVNDMHPRGQGTVDIIVTGTAGEATEGLLAQVRAEVDKIIGNYDDVLVKSSTTIEQPVSVTVTIPDTVSDDGIADSVKAAISELLQIRKNRELNELTHADIVHAVKSKVASVRNVKVTVPSEDVFLDSDKVIILGEVSVTVERT, from the coding sequence TTGATTGATGAAAAGGTTCTTGACGAGATTCTTCCCGTCCCGGACATCGAGAAGCTCAAGGAGGAGACGGTCGCGCAGCTTAAAAGCGAGGGCTTCTCAATAACGAACTTCAGCTCGGGCGGCATCTTTTACACCCTCTTGATGATAGTCCTCCGCATCCGCATCGAGCTCATCAACCTCCTCCGCCGTGTGCTCAATAACATGTTTGTCGCTCATGCTGAGGGGATATGGCTCAAGCTCAAAGCGGCGGACTTCGGCAAGAAACAAAAGGAAGCCCTCAAAACGCAAGGCTATGTCACTGTGACAAGGGGAGAAGGCGCGGAGGCCGTTCGCATTGCCAAAGGGCACGTCTTCAAGACCATCAAGGACGTCAACGGCGAGGAGCTCCGATTCTTTGTCCTGAAGGATACCGTCCTTCAGAAGGGCGCGGAGACGGTCGGCGTCCTCGTGGAGGCCGAACGGGAGGGCTCAAGGTACAATGTACCACCCGGGCAGATAACGCGCTCCCTGACGCATTTAGAGGGCGGCTGCACGGTCTCCAATGGTTCTGACTGGATAGTCCGGGAAGGCAGCGACATTGAGGACGTTGAGAGCCTCCGGGAGCGCACCCTCCGCTCGTGGTCTGAGCTTGCCACAAGGCCCATCGCCGAGAAGTATCAAAACGCTTGTGAACAGGTTCCGGGCGTGCTCTTTGTCAAGGTGAACGATATGCACCCGAGAGGTCAAGGAACGGTCGACATCATCGTCACAGGGACGGCGGGAGAAGCGACGGAGGGCCTCCTTGCACAGGTGCGGGCCGAGGTCGACAAGATTATCGGCAACTATGACGACGTGCTCGTGAAGAGCTCTACGACCATAGAGCAGCCTGTCTCCGTAACCGTGACCATCCCGGACACCGTTTCGGATGACGGCATCGCCGACAGCGTGAAGGCTGCTATCTCGGAGCTGCTTCAGATACGGAAAAACCGGGAGCTCAACGAGCTCACTCACGCCGACATCGTCCACGCTGTCAAAAGCAAGGTCGCATCCGTCCGCAATGTCAAGGTTACGGTTCCAAGTGAGGACGTCTTCCTTGACAGCGACAAGGTCATCATCCTCGGTGAGGTATCGGTGACAGTGGAAAGGACGTGA